Proteins encoded in a region of the Patagioenas fasciata isolate bPatFas1 chromosome 21, bPatFas1.hap1, whole genome shotgun sequence genome:
- the LOC139829602 gene encoding ubiquitin carboxyl-terminal hydrolase 17-like protein 6: MAQNLEMVVAEGMAPPQRILFPPEKICMAWQHSQRAGAGLHNLGNTCFLNSVLQCLTYTPPLANHLLSGEHSRACGQEGFCMMCSMEVHVQQVLHSSDSAIEPWAVVDALTEIGENFQHGRQEDAHEFLRCTVDAMQRACLSGNSDLDISSQATTVVHQIFGGFLRSRVTCWSCQAVSDSYEAFLDVPLDIKAAASVTAALEDFVKPEHLDSENCFKCSKCDKMTAASKRFTVHRAPKVLTVCLKRFEAFTGDKISKVVEYPQYLDLRPYMSQAAGEPLFYSLYAVLVHGGDSCRAGHYFCYIKASDGLWYQMNDKSVDLCNSDRVLRQQAYLLFYIRCSDLETGQKASSSPAPSEARSLLSQRVAGSKQDMAGGMEDSPEDSSSPAPASTSQQSRAGSQEASVGWLYPIWPGRINSSSSLGSCLRRFFHGCLRLCCHPRERVLHSAREDSSKEERGFSPSAHGQDNELLRSKLGQGGEIGADPHGRTMISAAGFWRSQTSIAHQGGHGAGEQVLHGVTEP; the protein is encoded by the exons aTGGCCCAGAACCTGGAgatgg TCGTTGCTGAGGGAATGGCTCCGCCGCAGAGGATCCTCTTTCCCCCAGAGAAGATTTGCAtggcctggcagcacagccagagagctGGAGCGGGACTGCACAACCTGGGCAACACGTGCTTCCTCAACTCCGTCCTGCAGTGCCTGACCTACACCCCGCCTCTGGCCAACCACCTGctctctggggagcacagccggGCCT gtggccaggaaggcttctgcatgatgtgCAGCATGGAAGTGCACGTTCAACAGGTGCTGCATTCCTCCGACAGTGCCATCGAGCCTTGGGCTGTCGTCGATGCTCTCACAG aaataggagaaaatttcCAGCATGGCAGGCAGGAGGACGCCCACGAGTTCTTACGCTGCACCGTGGATGCCATGCAGAGAGCTTGTCTGAGCGGAAACAGCGA cttggacatctcctcTCAAGCAACTACCGTCGTCCATCAGATCTTTGGGGGCTTTCTGAGATCCAGAG TCACATGCTGGAGCTGCCAAGCGGTTTCCGATTCCTACGAGGCCTTCCTGGATGTTCCTCTGGATATCAAA GCAGCCGCATCTGTCACCGCAGCTCTGGAAGACTTTGTGAAACCTGAGCACCTGGATAGtgaaaactgctttaaatgtAGCAA GTGTGACAAGATGACTGCCGCCTCCAAGAGGTTCACAGTCCATCGCGCGCCCAAGGTTCTCACGGTGTGTCTGAAGAGGTTTGAAGCTTTCACCGGCGACAAGATCAGCAAG GTTGTGGAGTATCCCCAGTACCTGGATCTTCGCCCGTACATGTCTCAGGCAGCCGGAGAACCGCTCTTCTACTCCTTGTACGCCGTCCTGGTGCACGGAGGTGACAGCTGCCGCGCAGGACACTACTTCTGCTACATAAAG GCCAGTGATGGACTGTGGTACCAGATGAACGACAAGTCTGTGGATCTTTGCAACAGTGACAGAGTCCTCAGGCAGCAAGCCTATTTACTGTTTTACATCAG gtgctcCGATTTGGAAACTGGACAAAAGGCTTCTTCCTCACCAGCACCATCAGAAGCCCGTTCCCTCCTCAGTCAGCGGGTGGCCGGTAGCAAGCAG GACATGGCGGGGGGCATGGAGGACTCTCCAGAGGACAGCAGCTCCCCCgcaccagccagcaccagccagcaaagcCGGGCAGGTTCCCAGGAGGCATCTGTGGGCTGGCTGTACCCCATCTGGCCAGGGAGGATCAACAGCAGCTCCTCCCTGGGCTCCTGCTTGCGTCGCTTCTTCCACGGCTGTCTCAGGCTGTGCTGTCACCCCCGCGAGCGTGTGCTCCACTCTGCACGAGAGGACAGCAGCAAAGAGGAGCGGGGATTCAGCCCTTCTGCCCACggccaggacaacg AGCTACTCAGGAGCAAACTCGGCCAAGGCGGAGAGATCGGAGCAGATCCCCACGGCAGGACTATGATCTCCGCAGCCGGTTTCTGGAGATCACAGACCAGCATCGCCCACCAAGGAGGACACGGAGCTGGAGAACAAGTCCTCCACGGTGTGACCGAGCCCTAA
- the LOC139829603 gene encoding ubiquitin carboxyl-terminal hydrolase 17-like protein 6, whose translation MAQNLEMVVAEGMAPPQRILFPPEKICMAWQHSQRAGAGLHNLGNTCFLNSVLQCLTYTPPLANHLLSGEHSRACGQEGFCMMCSMEVHVQQVLHSSDSAIEPWAVVDALTEIGENFQHGRQEDAHEFLRCTVDAMQRACLSGNSDLDISSQATTVVHQIFGGFLRSRVTCWSCQAVSDSYEAFLDVPLDIKAAASVTAALEDFVKPEHLDGENCFKCSKCDKMTAASKRFTVHRAPKVLTVCLKRFEAFTGDKISKVVEYPQYLDLRPYMSQAAGEPLLYSLYAVLVHGGDSCRAGHYFCYIKASDGLWYQMNDKSVDLCNSDRVLRQQAYLLFYIRCFDLETGQKASSSPAPSEARSLLSQRVAGSKQDMAGGMEDSPEDSSSPAPASTSQQSRAGSQEASVGWLYPIWPGRINSSSSLGSCLRRFFHGCLRLCCHPRERVLHSAREDSSKEERGFSPSAHGQDNELLRSKLGQGGEIGADPHGRTMISAAGFWRSQTSIAHQGGHGAGEQVLHGVTEP comes from the exons aTGGCCCAGAACCTGGAgatgg TCGTTGCTGAGGGAATGGCTCCGCCGCAGAGGATCCTCTTTCCCCCAGAGAAGATTTGCAtggcctggcagcacagccagagagctGGAGCGGGACTGCACAACCTGGGCAACACGTGCTTCCTCAACTCCGTCCTGCAGTGCCTGACCTACACCCCGCCTCTGGCCAACCACCTGctctctggggagcacagccggGCCT gtggccaggaaggcttctgcatgatgtgCAGCATGGAAGTGCACGTTCAACAGGTGCTGCATTCCTCCGACAGTGCCATCGAGCCTTGGGCTGTCGTCGATGCTCTCACAG aaataggagaaaatttcCAGCATGGCAGGCAGGAGGACGCCCACGAGTTCTTACGCTGCACCGTGGATGCCATGCAGAGAGCTTGTCTGAGCGGAAACAGCGA cttggacatctcctcTCAAGCAACTACCGTCGTCCATCAGATCTTTGGGGGCTTTCTGAGATCCAGAG TCACATGCTGGAGCTGCCAAGCGGTTTCCGATTCCTACGAGGCCTTCCTGGATGTTCCTCTGGATATCAAA GCAGCCGCATCTGTCACCGCAGCTCTGGAAGACTTTGTGAAACCTGAGCACCTGGATGGtgaaaactgctttaaatgtAGCAA GTGTGACAAGATGACTGCCGCCTCCAAGAGGTTCACAGTCCATCGCGCGCCCAAGGTTCTCACGGTGTGTCTGAAGAGGTTTGAAGCTTTCACCGGCGACAAGATCAGCAAG GTTGTGGAGTATCCCCAGTACCTGGATCTTCGCCCGTACATGTCTCAGGCAGCCGGAGAACCGCTCCTCTACTCCTTGTACGCCGTCCTGGTGCACGGAGGTGACAGCTGCCGCGCAGGACACTACTTCTGCTACATAAAG GCCAGTGATGGACTGTGGTACCAGATGAACGACAAGTCTGTGGATCTTTGCAACAGTGACAGAGTCCTCAGGCAGCAAGCCTATTTACTGTTTTACATCAG gtgcttCGATTTGGAAACTGGACAAAAGGCTTCTTCCTCACCAGCACCATCAGAAGCCCGTTCCCTCCTCAGTCAGCGGGTGGCCGGTAGCAAGCAG GACATGGCGGGGGGCATGGAGGACTCTCCAGAGGACAGCAGCTCCCCCgcaccagccagcaccagccagcaaagcCGGGCAGGTTCCCAGGAGGCATCTGTGGGCTGGCTGTACCCCATCTGGCCAGGGAGGATCAACAGCAGCTCCTCCCTGGGCTCCTGCTTGCGTCGCTTCTTCCACGGCTGTCTCAGGCTGTGCTGTCACCCCCGCGAGCGTGTGCTCCACTCTGCACGAGAGGACAGCAGCAAAGAGGAGCGGGGATTCAGCCCTTCTGCCCACggccaggacaacg AGCTACTCAGGAGCAAACTCGGCCAAGGCGGAGAGATCGGAGCAGATCCCCACGGCAGGACTATGATCTCCGCAGCCGGTTTCTGGAGATCACAGACCAGCATCGCCCACCAAGGAGGACACGGAGCTGGAGAACAAGTCCTCCACGGTGTGACCGAGCCCTAA